From the genome of Candidatus Electrothrix communis, one region includes:
- a CDS encoding ATP-binding protein, with translation MMRRRPLFWQIFPVSLLISLCTVLAVSWFATTTFKTFYYDQMVVDIEARALLLEQKILDLVLDSPDALQDFCRQAGRRAHTRITVVGPYGAVLADSNEDPQRMEKHGKRPEITKAYSGQTGSSLRFSTTLHRDMLYVAIPLRLSSADHADKTGALRLSVPATALNTVLGTIRNRVVLASLLTILLAAVFSRQLALRISRPLEEIKRGAEQLSSGEKTRLVNPHEHGLSLEMSGLIISLNRMAEQLMERILLTCRQHNELEAVFSSMTEAVVAVDAEECVIRLNRAAGLLFRIDPQIGKDKPVQGMLRNPELMEMIRGTLRNNNCAAAEVELFDGQQRTILEVRVVPLQDNEQQPIGALMVMDDVTRINRLENVRREFVANVSHELKTPITVIKGYVETLLDGGVAAHEDGNKFLQIVLRQAGRLDAIIDDLLSLSRIENTANSHKTSLDLALKELYPTLHAALQTCKLKADEQQIRLDLQCPPDLKAIHNPALLEEAVINLLNNAVTYSPSGSSVFVRAESRQESGKKQWVEIAVEDKGCGIRKEHLDRIFERFYRCDKARSRENGGTGLGLAIVKHIAQSQRGTVEVESHFGRGSTFTLNLPG, from the coding sequence ATGATGCGCCGCCGCCCCCTGTTTTGGCAGATATTTCCGGTCAGCCTGCTGATCAGCCTTTGTACGGTCCTGGCGGTCAGCTGGTTTGCCACCACAACCTTTAAGACGTTTTATTATGATCAGATGGTCGTGGATATTGAGGCTAGGGCCTTGCTGCTGGAGCAAAAAATCTTGGACCTTGTCCTGGACTCCCCGGATGCCCTCCAGGACTTCTGCCGTCAGGCCGGACGACGCGCTCATACCCGTATCACCGTGGTCGGACCGTACGGAGCGGTGCTGGCCGACTCCAACGAAGACCCGCAACGCATGGAAAAGCACGGGAAGCGTCCTGAGATCACCAAGGCGTACAGCGGGCAAACCGGCTCGTCCCTCCGATTTTCCACAACACTGCACCGTGACATGCTCTATGTCGCCATTCCGCTGCGCCTCAGTTCTGCCGATCATGCCGATAAAACGGGTGCGCTGCGATTATCGGTTCCTGCCACGGCCCTGAATACGGTTCTGGGAACCATCCGCAACCGGGTTGTTCTGGCCTCCCTCCTGACGATCCTGCTGGCAGCAGTCTTTTCCCGCCAACTGGCCCTGCGCATCAGTCGCCCCCTGGAAGAAATTAAACGAGGAGCGGAACAGCTTTCTTCAGGAGAAAAGACCCGACTCGTTAATCCCCACGAACACGGCCTCTCTCTTGAGATGAGCGGCCTGATTATTTCGCTGAATCGGATGGCGGAGCAGCTTATGGAGCGCATCCTCCTGACCTGTCGTCAGCATAATGAGCTGGAGGCTGTTTTCTCCTCCATGACCGAGGCGGTGGTTGCTGTGGATGCTGAAGAATGTGTAATCCGCCTGAATCGAGCGGCTGGCCTTCTCTTCCGCATTGACCCGCAAATCGGCAAAGACAAGCCGGTGCAAGGGATGTTGCGCAACCCTGAACTCATGGAGATGATCCGAGGCACCTTACGCAATAATAACTGTGCTGCCGCCGAGGTGGAACTCTTTGACGGCCAACAGCGGACCATCCTGGAAGTACGGGTCGTTCCTTTGCAGGATAATGAGCAACAGCCCATCGGGGCTTTGATGGTGATGGATGATGTCACCCGCATCAATCGTCTGGAAAATGTGCGCCGGGAGTTTGTCGCGAATGTGTCCCATGAACTCAAGACACCGATCACTGTGATCAAGGGTTATGTGGAAACCCTGCTTGACGGCGGCGTAGCTGCCCATGAGGACGGAAACAAATTTTTGCAGATTGTTTTGCGGCAGGCCGGGCGGCTGGATGCCATTATCGATGATCTGTTGAGCCTCTCCCGAATTGAAAATACGGCCAACAGTCACAAGACCTCGCTTGATCTTGCTTTGAAAGAACTGTATCCGACCCTGCATGCGGCCTTACAGACCTGTAAACTCAAGGCGGACGAACAACAAATACGCTTGGATCTCCAGTGCCCGCCCGATCTCAAGGCGATACATAACCCGGCCCTGCTGGAAGAAGCTGTGATCAATCTGCTCAACAATGCCGTTACCTACAGCCCCTCCGGTTCAAGCGTTTTTGTTCGGGCGGAATCCCGGCAGGAGAGCGGCAAGAAACAATGGGTCGAAATTGCGGTCGAGGATAAAGGATGCGGCATCCGAAAGGAGCATCTGGACAGAATTTTTGAACGATTTTATCGCTGCGATAAGGCACGGAGCAGAGAAAACGGCGGCACCGGCTTGGGCTTGGCTATTGTCAAGCATATTGCCCAGAGCCAGAGAGGAACCGTTGAGGTGGAAAGCCACTTTGGCAGGGGATCAACCTTTACCCTGAACCTGCCGGGATGA
- a CDS encoding response regulator transcription factor, protein MSKANILVVEDDMDIQQLVSYHLIRSGYNVSCADSGEQALQLLAEENISAVILDLMLPGKNGMEVCADIREDPENQHLPVIMLTALGEESDIVAGLDGGADDYVTKPFSPKVLMARVEAIMRRDIDKKTTDSETEEVIAIHDLRITPRRHEVLVAGKPVQLTTTEFTILLMLARRPGWVFSRQQIIDQVRGYDYSVTPRAVDVQIFGLRKKLDKTGKNIETVRGIGYRLKE, encoded by the coding sequence GTGAGCAAAGCGAATATATTAGTGGTGGAAGATGACATGGATATCCAGCAGCTGGTCAGCTATCACCTGATCAGATCTGGATACAATGTCAGTTGCGCGGACAGCGGCGAGCAGGCATTGCAGCTCTTGGCTGAAGAGAACATCTCCGCAGTTATTCTGGACCTGATGCTGCCCGGAAAAAACGGGATGGAAGTCTGTGCCGACATCAGAGAAGATCCTGAGAATCAGCACCTCCCGGTTATCATGCTGACCGCCTTGGGCGAAGAAAGTGATATCGTGGCCGGTCTGGACGGCGGTGCTGATGATTACGTAACCAAGCCCTTTAGCCCGAAAGTGCTGATGGCCAGGGTCGAGGCCATCATGCGCAGAGATATTGACAAGAAAACAACGGATTCCGAGACGGAAGAGGTCATCGCGATCCATGATCTCCGCATCACGCCACGGCGGCACGAAGTCCTTGTTGCCGGCAAACCGGTCCAGCTGACCACGACCGAATTCACTATTCTGCTGATGCTGGCCCGCAGGCCGGGCTGGGTCTTCAGCAGGCAGCAGATTATTGATCAGGTCCGGGGTTATGATTATTCCGTCACCCCCAGAGCCGTGGACGTGCAGATCTTCGGGCTGAGGAAAAAGCTGGACAAAACCGGAAAAAACATCGAAACCGTCCGGGGTATCGGGTATCGGCTCAAGGAGTAG